In Fusobacteriaceae bacterium, the sequence ATGATTCCCTCTCCTTTTATTTTTCTCTGCTCCCCACAAAATCCGCCAGCTCCAGCATAAGCTCAGCTTCCGGCCCGCCGAATTCGTCGGCGAGGGCGGCCTTTGCCCGCTCTACGGTCTCCCGCAGCAGGCGTTTGCTCTCGTCCATGCCGATGATGGACGGATAGGTGGATTTTCCGAGCCCGGCGTCGCTGCCGATGGGTTTGCCCAATTTTTCGAAATCGCCTTCCACGTCGAGGATGTCGTCCTTGATCTGAAAGGCGAGCCCCAGCGCTTCGGCGTATTGTTCGAGAGCTTCATACTCCCGCCCCGAAGCGTCTCCGATGATTGCGCCGCATTCCACGGGCAGCTTCAAAAGCCGTCCGGTCTTGTAGGCGTGCATAAACTGCAATTCCGAAAGATCTATTTTACGGCCTTCCCCTTCGATATCGACAATCTGCCCCGAGAGCATGCCGCCGATCCCGGCGTAATCGGCTGTTTTTGCGATAATCCGAACCGTCTGCTCCGGCGTCAGCAGGTCTTTGTTTCGCTCGGAGAGCACTTGAAAGGCAAAGGTCAGGAGCGCGTCCCCCACGAGGATCCCCTGGGCTTCGCCGAATTTTTTATGGGTCGTCAGCTTTCCTCTGCGGTAATCGTCGTTGTCGATGGCGGGCAGGTCGTCGTGGACGAGGGAATAGCCGTGGATCATCTCGATGCCCATGGCCGTGGGAATCCCCGCTTCCATTGGTTTTCCCAGCAAGCGCAACGTCAGGAACAGCAGGTTGGGCCGTATCCTTTTCCCGCCGTTCAGTATGGCGTAGCGCATCCCTTCCTTGATCACGTTTTCGTACGGGATTGCGGCCAGCGTCAGGTCGAGCTCTCTTTCCAGGATTTCATTGTTTTCCGCCAAGTAGTGTTTTAATTCCATGCTCCCTCCTCAAGATTCCGTCTTGATTTCTTCCGTGGTCCCGTCGGCGCCGACTTTGAAGATCTTTCCTTCCGCTTCCTTCAGCATATCCGAAGCCTCCTTGATCAGGTCCATGGCTTCTCCGTAGGCCTTGACGGATTCGTCGAGACTCAGTTCCCCGTTTTCCAGTTTGCCGATGATGGCGTCTATCGTTGCCAGATGTTCCTCAAATGTTTTCGCGCTCATCCGCCGCCTCCTCATAAAACGTAAACACCTTGTTCCGGTATTCCCGCTCGCTTGTTTGATGAAAATTCTTGATATTCGGGGGCAATTTTTCCCCCTTGTGATGCTCGCAGACAATGAGTCCGCCCGGGGCCAATACCTTGTGCCGGGCGATATTTTCGACGACCCGTTTGCACAATTCCTCCGTGTAGGGCGGATCCATAAAGATCAGATCGAATTTTTCCCCCTTGCGCCCGAGGATGCTGAGCGCCCGGAACACGTCATTTTTGTAGGCCCGGCAGCTTTCGGCGAATCCGAGCGTATTGGTATTTTCGATAATGATCGAAAGGGCCTCGGGATCGGACTCGATCATGACCGCCCGGGCCGCGCCTCGACTCAGGGCTTCGAGGGCCATGGCGCCGCTGCCGCTGAAGAGGTCCAGGAAAACGCTCCCGGGAATCCGGGCCGCCAGAATCGAAAAAAGCGCTTCCCGCAAGACGCCCAGCGTCGGCCGGGTTTCCGTTCCTTTTTTGCTTTTGAGGGTCCTTCCCTTACGCGTTCCCGCGATAATGCGCATAATGCCTCCTATCGGATAAACATGGCGTCTCCGAAACTGAAAAAATGGTATTTTTCACGAACCGCCCGATCGTAGGCCGTAAGCATGATCTCCCGCGTGGCAAAGGCCGAGACGAGCATCAGCAGCGTCGATTTGGGCAGGTGAAAATTCGTGATCAGGGCGTCCACGACCCGGAATTGAAAGCCCGGATAGATGAAAATGTCGGTGCTCCCCTTCCCCGGGGCCACAACGCCTTTTCCGTCGGCAATGGTTTCCAGCGTCCGCACCGTCGTCGTACCAACGGCCACGATACGTCTTCCTTGGGCCTTGGCCTCGTTGATGAGGGCGCAAGCCTCCGGACTTGCCTCGAAGGTCTCCTCGTGCATTTTGTGGTCTCTGGCGTCGTCCGCTTTAACCGGCCGGAACGTTCCCAAGCCCACGTCGAGAAAAATATCTACTATTTTTATCCCTTTTTCTTTGATCTTTCCCAAGAGCTCTTTCGTAAAATGAAGTCCCGCCGTCGGCGCGGCCACCGATTCCCCGCGCTCGGCGTAGACGGTCTGGTAGCGGTCCTTCTGTCGCAGTTCTTCGAC encodes:
- the rsmD gene encoding 16S rRNA (guanine(966)-N(2))-methyltransferase RsmD, which codes for MRIIAGTRKGRTLKSKKGTETRPTLGVLREALFSILAARIPGSVFLDLFSGSGAMALEALSRGAARAVMIESDPEALSIIIENTNTLGFAESCRAYKNDVFRALSILGRKGEKFDLIFMDPPYTEELCKRVVENIARHKVLAPGGLIVCEHHKGEKLPPNIKNFHQTSEREYRNKVFTFYEEAADERENI
- the xseB gene encoding exodeoxyribonuclease VII small subunit; this translates as MSAKTFEEHLATIDAIIGKLENGELSLDESVKAYGEAMDLIKEASDMLKEAEGKIFKVGADGTTEEIKTES
- a CDS encoding polyprenyl synthetase family protein, producing the protein MELKHYLAENNEILERELDLTLAAIPYENVIKEGMRYAILNGGKRIRPNLLFLTLRLLGKPMEAGIPTAMGIEMIHGYSLVHDDLPAIDNDDYRRGKLTTHKKFGEAQGILVGDALLTFAFQVLSERNKDLLTPEQTVRIIAKTADYAGIGGMLSGQIVDIEGEGRKIDLSELQFMHAYKTGRLLKLPVECGAIIGDASGREYEALEQYAEALGLAFQIKDDILDVEGDFEKLGKPIGSDAGLGKSTYPSIIGMDESKRLLRETVERAKAALADEFGGPEAELMLELADFVGSREK
- the queA gene encoding tRNA preQ1(34) S-adenosylmethionine ribosyltransferase-isomerase QueA is translated as MSTKLIDYDYPLPKELIGQQPREPRDHSRLMIVDRRTGAIKETLFYGILDELRPGDVLVRNATRVIPARLYGHKETGGVVEILLLKRIDRDNWECLLKPAKRLKTGQSLIVGENRELRGQLSGVGEDGKRLIRFTYEGVFEEILDRLGNMPLPPYIVEELRQKDRYQTVYAERGESVAAPTAGLHFTKELLGKIKEKGIKIVDIFLDVGLGTFRPVKADDARDHKMHEETFEASPEACALINEAKAQGRRIVAVGTTTVRTLETIADGKGVVAPGKGSTDIFIYPGFQFRVVDALITNFHLPKSTLLMLVSAFATREIMLTAYDRAVREKYHFFSFGDAMFIR